The following proteins come from a genomic window of Triticum aestivum cultivar Chinese Spring chromosome 6A, IWGSC CS RefSeq v2.1, whole genome shotgun sequence:
- the LOC123128829 gene encoding BTB/POZ and MATH domain-containing protein 1 yields MASSVAGGVPSRSAIVADTTSGHHLLTIHGYSRTKDMPTGERVKSHPFIIGGHRWRIDYYPGGVRPEVADYVSLSLILEEDGPAPVKAQYDICLVTKEEEAEQAASMASAPVDEFAPRKGWEYSKFVRRVELESSKYLTNDSFTVRCDIVVVHGYRAAGGMAALVSVPPCDLRENLGRLLDTGMGADVVFEVGGETVAAHRCVLAACSPVFAAQLFGPMKEGNAAHGVVVCVEDMDAEVFKALLRFTYAGLLPETFKEDGVVCQHLLVAADRYGMGRLKLICEQKLCEYIDIGTAAAILTLAEQHRCEGLKKACFDFLTAPPNLRAVVATDGFQHLIASCPSLMVELMAMSPTH; encoded by the coding sequence ATGGCGTCCTCCGTCGCCGGCGGGGTGCCGTCGAGGTCCGCCATCGTGGCTGACACGACCAGCGGGCACCACCTGCTCACCATCCACGGCTACTCCCGCACCAAGGACATGCCCACCGGAGAGCGCGTCAAGTCTCACCCTTTCATCATCGGCGGCCACCGCTGGCGGATCGACTACTACCCCGGCGGCGTGCGCCCGGAGGTCGCGGACTACGTGTCCCTGTCCCTGATACTAGAGGAAGATGGCCCGGCGCCGGTGAAGGCCCAGTACGACATCTGCCTCGttaccaaggaggaggaggcggagcaggcCGCGTCGATGGCGTCGGCACCGGTCGACGAATTCGCTCCCCGCAAGGGCTGGGAGTACTCCAAGTTCGTCAGGAGGGTGGAGCTGGAGAGCTCAAAGTATCTCACCAACGATTCGTTCACCGTCCGGTGCGATATCGTTGTCGTCCATGGTTACCGCGCCGCCGGCGGCATGGCGGCCTTGGTCTCTGTGCCCCCATGTGACCTGCGTGAGAACCTGGGCAGGCTCCTCGACACCGGGATGGGCGCCGACGTGGTGTTTGAGGTCGGCGGCGAGACCGTCGCGGCACACCGGTGCGTGCTCGCGGCCTGCTCTCCGGTGTTCGCCGCCCAACTCTTTGGACCCATGAAGGAGGGTAATGCCGCCCACGGCGTCGTCGTCTGCGTGGAAGACATGGACGCGGAGGTGTTCAAGGCGTTGCTCCGTTTCACATACGCCGGCTTGTTGCCGGAGACGTTCAAGGAAGACGGAGTCGTATGCCAGCATCTGCTCGTTGCTGCGGACAGGTATGGCATGGGGCGGCTAAAGCTGATCTGCGAGCAGAAGCTGTGCGAGTACATCGACATCGGCACGGCAGCAGCCATCCTGACGCTGGCCGAGCAGCACCGCTGTGAGGGGCTGAAGAAGGCCTGCTTCGATTTTCTCACCGCTCCACCAAATCTGAGGGCTGTCGTGGCCACCGACGGCTTCCAGCATCTGATCGCGAGCTGCCCTTCTCTTATGGTCGAGCTCATGGCTATGTCCCCTACACATTAG
- the LOC123128830 gene encoding calcineurin subunit B — protein sequence MGNASSMLTQYDIEEVQEHCSYLFSQQEIVSLYERFCQLDRSAKGFVSEDEFLSIPEFSTNPLSKRLLRMVDGLNFKEFVSFLSTFSARASLQQKIELIFKVYDIDGKGKVSFKDLVEVLQDLTGSSMSEKQREQVLTKVLEEAGYTQDSTLALEDFVTIIDHPGPKMEVEVPID from the exons ATGGGGAACGCGTCGTCGATGCTCACGCAGTACGACATCGAGGAGGTGCAGGAGCACTGCAGCTACCTAT TCTCGCAGCAGGAGATCGTGTCGCTGTACGAGCGCTTCTGCCAGCTCGACCGCAGCGCCAAGGGCTTCGTCTCCGAGGACGAGTTCCTCTCCATCCCGGAGTTCTCCACCAACCCGCTCTCCAAG AGGTTGCTACGTATGGTTGATGGATTGAACTTCAAGGAATTTGTTTCTTTTCTCTCTACCTTCAGCGCAAGGGCCAGCCTTCAGCAAAAGATTGAGT TGATATTTAAGGTGTATGACATTGATGGCAAGGGGAAAGTATCCTTCAAGGACCTGGTAGAGGTTTTACAGGACCTAACTGGCTCATCCATGTCAGAAAAGCAAAGAGAG CAAGTACTAACAAAGGTGTTGGAAGAAGCCGGGTACACACAGGATTCCACGCTAGCATTAGAAGATTTCGTGACG ATCATCGACCACCCCGGCCCGAAGATGGAGGTGGAAGTGCCCATCGACTAA